TGCTCCACGGGCGTCTGGCTTTCGTAGAACAGCGTGGCCTGCGTGTAGTGGTCGGCGAACTTCTCGGGTTTGGCGCGCACCTTGCCTTGCTCGTCGCGCGCCGCGATGCGCGCGGGCACCGACACGAAGCCTTGTGCGGCACCCGCCTGGAAAGGGCAACCGCCACCCAGCGAGTTGGGCTCGTAGTTCACGCGGCCCCGGTGGATCGCCTGCCGGTGCATGCCGTCGCGCTGGTTGTTGTGCACCGGTGCCAGTGGCGCGTTGATCGGGATCTCGTGGAAGTTCGGACCGCCAAGGCGGCTGATCTGCGTGTCCACGTAGGAATGGATGCGACCCGCCAGCAAAGGGTCGTTGGAGAAATCGAGGCCGGGAACGATGTGGGCCGCACAGAACGCCACCTGCTCGGTTTCGGCGAAGAAGTTGTCGGGGTTGCGGTTGAGCACCATGCGCCCCACCTTGCGCACCGGCACGAGTTCTTCGGGCACGATCTTGGTCGCATCGAGGATGTCGAAACTGAAGGCATCGGCCTGTTCTTCGGTGAAGACCTGGATACCCAATTCCCATTCCGGGTACACCCCGGCCTCGATGCGCTCCCACAGGTCGCGGCGGTGGTAGTCCGGATCGGCGCCCGAGATCTTCACGGCTTCGTCCCACACCAGCGAATGCGTGCCGTACACCGGCTCCCAATGGAACTTGACGAAGACCGAATCGCCTTCGGCGTTGACCATGCGGAAGGTGTGCACGCCAAAGCCCTGCATGGTGGCGTAGCTGCGCGGTATCGCGCGGTCGGACATGACCCACATCAGCATGTGCGTGGACTCGGGCATGAGCGAGACGAAGTCCCAGAACGTGTCGTGCGCGCTGGCCGCCTGCGGCATCTGGTGGTGCGCCTCAGGCTTGACCGCGTGCACCAGGTCCGGGAACTTCATCGCGTCCTGGATGAAGAACACCGGCATGTTGTTGCCCACCAGGTCCCAGTTGCCTTCGTCGGTGTAGAACTTCACCGCGAAGCCACGCACGTCGCGCGCGGTGTCCTTGGAGCCGCGCTCGCCCTGCACGGTGGAGAAGCGCACGAACACCGGCGTGACCTTGCCCGCCTCCTGGAAGGGCGCCGCGCGGGTGAGCTCGGTCAGCGGTTCATAACATTCGAAATAGCCATGGGCGCCCGAACCCCGGGCGTGCACGATGCGCTCGGGAATGCGCTCGTGGTCGAAGTGCGTGATCTTCTCGCGCAGGATGAAGTCTTCGAGCAGCGCCGGGCCGCGCAGACCGACCTTGAGCGAGTTCTGGTTGTCGGCGATGGGCACGCCCTGGTTGGTCGTGAGCCTCTGGCCCGACGAATCGACGCGCGCGCGGTCCAGCGACTCGATGGTCCAGTTCATGCCATCGGCGGCAGAACTGCCGGTCTTCTCCGAGTGGTTCTCCTCCGACAGGGTGCTGCCCGTGGGCAGACGGGAC
The sequence above is a segment of the Hydrogenophaga sp. BPS33 genome. Coding sequences within it:
- a CDS encoding catalase produces the protein MTPPNSSNNSNPEKSLKSAAPRAAARNTDSGPSKVTPAEDPAAVKALQAGHLAEAMPFNANKAGEHGFDQGVAVEAGATVEPESRLPTGSTLSEENHSEKTGSSAADGMNWTIESLDRARVDSSGQRLTTNQGVPIADNQNSLKVGLRGPALLEDFILREKITHFDHERIPERIVHARGSGAHGYFECYEPLTELTRAAPFQEAGKVTPVFVRFSTVQGERGSKDTARDVRGFAVKFYTDEGNWDLVGNNMPVFFIQDAMKFPDLVHAVKPEAHHQMPQAASAHDTFWDFVSLMPESTHMLMWVMSDRAIPRSYATMQGFGVHTFRMVNAEGDSVFVKFHWEPVYGTHSLVWDEAVKISGADPDYHRRDLWERIEAGVYPEWELGIQVFTEEQADAFSFDILDATKIVPEELVPVRKVGRMVLNRNPDNFFAETEQVAFCAAHIVPGLDFSNDPLLAGRIHSYVDTQISRLGGPNFHEIPINAPLAPVHNNQRDGMHRQAIHRGRVNYEPNSLGGGCPFQAGAAQGFVSVPARIAARDEQGKVRAKPEKFADHYTQATLFYESQTPVEQAHIAAAFRFELSKVTVPAIRERMVSSLRNASEALAAQVAAGLGMRELPPAMPRVLEEPAPAEVMHSPALSLKARPGDGSIKGCKVALLVADGVEGQSARQVHAALFEQGAVPRFVAPRIGAVKTADGVPIDADASLENEPGFLFDALVLPDGADGVAALSGDGHTREFILDQYRHCKPIMALPASQALLDLSDIPRVLPSGDPDPGLVTGLDIGAFVAALAVRRHPERETDPQVGVS